Part of the Woronichinia naegeliana WA131 genome, CCTGTCTATAACGGAGAAAAATATCTTCGTGAAGCAATTGACAGTATTCTCAATCAAACCTTTACCGATTTTGAATTTTTGATCGTTGACGACGGCTCAACAGATAACAGTGTTGAAATCATCAATTCTTATCAAAATTCTCGGATTAATCTTGTTAAAAATGATAAAAATGAAGGCTTAGTTTACACCCTTAATCGAGGTTTATCTTTAGCCAAAGGTGAATATATTGCCAGAATGGATTGTGATGATATTAGTCTTCCAGAACGACTTAAAAAACAAATTGATTTCCTCGATTCCAACTCTGAAATTGCCGTAGTAGGAACTTGGATAAAAGTCATTAACGAAAAAGAAGAACCTCAAACAACTTGGCAGTATCCCCTTAAACCATTGGAAATTCAGTGGAATCTATACTTTTATTGTCCGTTAGCTCATCCTAGCGTAATGTTTAGAAAAAGAATTATATTGTCCAATGGCAGCTACTCTCCAGAAATGACTCATGCAGAGGATTATGAATTATGGTGGCGACTGAGTAAAAAATATTTATTGGCTAACTTACCTGATATTTTGTTAATTTATAGGCAACATCAAAGCAGTATAACTAATGAGCATCATCAAAGTCACATTCAAAAAGCCTCAAAAATCAACCAGATAATTATTGAAGATATTTTAGCTAAACGAGTTCATTATGATAATACCTACGATTTATTTTATCAAAATAATAAAACCTATCAGCAAGCTAAAAATAATTCCCTATTGACTTACAAAATTTATCAACAATTTCAACAAAAACATAATCTGACAACATCTGAAAATCAATATTTAAAACAAGATACTGCAAACAAAATTTATAACTTTACTCGTCCCCATATTCGCCAGATCAAATCATGGAAGTTTATTTTATTAGCTTTTTATTTAAATCCCTATCTTATCTCAATATTTATTAGTAGTCTCTCAATTTGGAAGAAATATATTTTAAAAATCCCAAAATAATGAAAACTGATAAACTTTTTTATCGTATTTTCTTAGAAAATCCTAGTTTGATCTCAGAATTATTACCAGACATCCCCAAAAATTGTGAGTTTGAATATAGCGCACCTGTGATTAAAGAAACCGAGTTTCGCCTTGATGGTATTTTAAGTCCTACGGCTCAGGATTTAGATTTCCCATTGATCTTTTTAGAAGCGCAAATGCAAAGTGATGAAGGATTTTATCGTCGCTATTTTGCCGAACTATTTCTCTATCTTCAACAATATCCCACCGCGAGACCTTGGCGAGGTTTATTGATTTTTCGCAGTCGAGAACAAAAATTAGGGTCAGAAAAAGCTTATGAAACCTTGCTAGAACAACAAGTACAAAGGCTGTATCTCAATGATCTGTTATCTTTAACAAATTTAAGTTCTAATTTGGGCTTGTTAAAATTATTGGTAGTCAGAAAGTCAGGGGTGGCGACTACCGCAAAGGAGATTTTAGCCAAAGCCCGTAATACCCAAGAGTTTAGACAGCAATTGGAGTTAATTGAGGTTATACTGGCCAATAAGTTTCCCACTTTAACAGCCGAGGAGATTTCAGCAATGTTCGACTTAAAGACCGCAACGGTCAAAGAACCCCGCTTATACGATTATCTGGTGAACTATTGGCAACAAGAAGGTCGTCAAGAAGAAGCATCCGCAATGGTGTGTCGTCAGTTGGCTCGGCAGTGTGGGGTTTTGTCTTCCGTTCAGGTGGAGCAGGTGAAGGCTTTGCCTGTTAGCCAGCTAGAAACATTGGGAGAAGCCTTACTAGACTTTTCAAGTTTATCAGACCTAGACAATTGGCTACAAACAAATTGAATTAACTGAGCGTATGAAAAAAATTCTTTTCTTTACCCCCTCTTGTCACCGTACAGGCTCAGAAATTGTCCTCTACAATCTCATTTCAAATATAGATAAAAGTAAATTTAAAGCTGTTGGTGTCGTAACTTATCTTAAAGGAGAATTACTTTCTCAATTTGAACCTGATATATTTACAATTGATTTTGAACATAGCTATCCTCAAATACTTCCATTATTAGAGCGATTGAAAATTAAAGCATTTAAACAAGACTTTTATCAACAGTTTTTAACAAAAATACACAAAAAACTTAAACCAGATATTTGGTATATTAATACAATCATACAGTCCGAAGTTTTGTATGCGGCGAAACTGCTTGATATTCCCTGTATTGTTCACTCCCATGAACTTGAACAAATGCTAACCAATCTCAGTGCTGATTATATCGAGCTATTAATTTCCTATCCTAAATTAATTATTGCTTGCTCTAAAACTGCCGAAAAAGTGCTAAAAAGACTAGGACGTAACGACAACATAGAAGTTTGTTATCCTAGCATTGACACTTCGTTCTTAGATCAATATACTGACCCAGATTGTAAGGTTAGATTTAGAGAAAAATATAATCTTCCCCAAAATGCTTTTATATGGCTAATGTCTGGTACAACTGATACCAACAAAAACCCCATTAGATTTATAGAACTCGCAAAAATTATTATTGAACAGTATCCTAACGTTTATTTTATCTGGCTTGGTAGTGATTCCAAGTCGGCAATGAATACCTATCTAACTCAGTATAGCAACGAACTAGGCATCTCTAAAAAAATCAGATGGGTTGATAGTCTAAAGCAAAAAGAATATTATCAATATTTCACGACAGTAGATAGCCTTATATTAACCTCAAGTAGGGAGTCCTTTTCTATCGTTACCTTAGAAGCAATGTATCTAGGCAAACCTGTTATCAGCCTTGATTGTGGTGGCCCAAGTGAAATTATAATCAAGGATACAGGGCAAATTATTAATTCCTGGGATAATGGCACAATTGCTAAAGCGATGATAGAAGTAATGAGTCAAAAAACTGATTATAATTGTATCACAGCCAAACAACAATCTAGTATTTTTTCAATAACTAATCAAGCCAAAAATTGGAACAAAATACTATTAAAATATTTCTCTTGAAAATTTAAATTCATACAATCTTCTTAACAAATATGCCCCTAAATTTAGTAACAAAAAAAGCAATCAAGTACAAGCTTAAATCACTTTTGAGATTCACTCGACTATATTCAATTTATTTACTATTTCTAAAGTTCAAAGAAAAAATAAATAAAGTTTTTGGATTGATTATTGGTTATTGTATTTACTTACTTAAATTTTCGCCCGATGTTCCCTTTTCTCCCCATAGTCAATATTACCGTTGGCTCCTGAGACATCACCCTAGAAAAGCTGATTTAGAGCAAATGGCTGAAACAATTCCGTTTCTTAAATATGATCCATTAATTAGTGTAATAATGCCCGTTTACAATTCACCATTAAGTTATTTAGAAGCAGCCATTGAATCAGTTATTAACCA contains:
- a CDS encoding glycosyltransferase; this encodes MPVYNGEKYLREAIDSILNQTFTDFEFLIVDDGSTDNSVEIINSYQNSRINLVKNDKNEGLVYTLNRGLSLAKGEYIARMDCDDISLPERLKKQIDFLDSNSEIAVVGTWIKVINEKEEPQTTWQYPLKPLEIQWNLYFYCPLAHPSVMFRKRIILSNGSYSPEMTHAEDYELWWRLSKKYLLANLPDILLIYRQHQSSITNEHHQSHIQKASKINQIIIEDILAKRVHYDNTYDLFYQNNKTYQQAKNNSLLTYKIYQQFQQKHNLTTSENQYLKQDTANKIYNFTRPHIRQIKSWKFILLAFYLNPYLISIFISSLSIWKKYILKIPK
- a CDS encoding DUF2887 domain-containing protein — translated: MKTDKLFYRIFLENPSLISELLPDIPKNCEFEYSAPVIKETEFRLDGILSPTAQDLDFPLIFLEAQMQSDEGFYRRYFAELFLYLQQYPTARPWRGLLIFRSREQKLGSEKAYETLLEQQVQRLYLNDLLSLTNLSSNLGLLKLLVVRKSGVATTAKEILAKARNTQEFRQQLELIEVILANKFPTLTAEEISAMFDLKTATVKEPRLYDYLVNYWQQEGRQEEASAMVCRQLARQCGVLSSVQVEQVKALPVSQLETLGEALLDFSSLSDLDNWLQTN
- a CDS encoding glycosyltransferase — protein: MKKILFFTPSCHRTGSEIVLYNLISNIDKSKFKAVGVVTYLKGELLSQFEPDIFTIDFEHSYPQILPLLERLKIKAFKQDFYQQFLTKIHKKLKPDIWYINTIIQSEVLYAAKLLDIPCIVHSHELEQMLTNLSADYIELLISYPKLIIACSKTAEKVLKRLGRNDNIEVCYPSIDTSFLDQYTDPDCKVRFREKYNLPQNAFIWLMSGTTDTNKNPIRFIELAKIIIEQYPNVYFIWLGSDSKSAMNTYLTQYSNELGISKKIRWVDSLKQKEYYQYFTTVDSLILTSSRESFSIVTLEAMYLGKPVISLDCGGPSEIIIKDTGQIINSWDNGTIAKAMIEVMSQKTDYNCITAKQQSSIFSITNQAKNWNKILLKYFS